The genomic interval ctgaggtttaaaaaaattaacttctttACCCTAGGGGCAgggcaagatggcagaataaagGACTCCACTAAATATCTCTACCTCTACTCAAGAATACCAAGTCTGACAGCTATCTGCTCAAAAGGAGCACTTTCAtaggaaccaaaaatcaggtgagcaatcacagtgcCTGGTTTTCACTTCATATTGCTGaaggaggcactgaagagggtgaGAAGGACAGTCTTGAGTTGCTGATGCCACCCTTTCCCCATCCCCTGGCAGTGGCTATGTAGCACAGAGAATCTGTATGTATACTTGAGAGAGGGAGAATGCCATGACTGTGAGGTtttgcattgaactcagtgctgctatgtcacaacagaaagcaaaactgagCTGTACTCAGCTGACACCCACCCATGGAGAGAACATTTGAACCAGCCCTGCCCAGAGGGTACTCACCCAGTCCAGCGGTCAGAGCATGAGTTCCAGCAAGCCTCGCCCCCACTGGCTGGAGTGCTTTGGGACCGTGAGTGAACTTGAGGAGCAGTCTGTGtgacaaggactgcaattcctaggcaaGACCTAGTGCTGAGCTGGGCTTGGAGTTAGTGAACTGGTGGGGCACATGAGACACCAGCTGTGGTATCTAAGAAAGTGCTTGTGCCActccttccccaaccccaggcagcacagcacACAGCTCCtaaagagaccccttccttctgcttgaggagaagagatggaagagtaaagaggactttgtcttgcattttggataccagctcagccacagtatgCTAGGGCACTGATAAAGGCTGTGAGGCCCCCATTCCGGGCCCTAGTTCCCAGACATTTCTGTATACTCCATGAGCCAAGGGAGCCCACTATCTTGAAGGATGAGTTCCTATGCCTGGcaacattcaccacaagctgactgaagctCCTTTGGTCCTTAACTGAGCATCagtggtagtctggcagtactccccaTGGGCCTGGTaaggctcctctgcctgtggaaacgGGATGTAAGAATGAGAaggactgcatcttgtggtttgaaGTCCAGCTCAACTGCAGTAGAATAGAACAACAGGTAGATTCTAAGGTTTTAGACTCCCATCCATGGCTCCAGATGGCATCTCTGGGCCCACTCAGGACCTAGGGGAACTCACCAGCCTGAAAGGAAGGATATAAGCCTGGCTGGCAtcaccacctgctgattgtagagccctagggccttgagcaaataggcagtagccaggtagtggttacagcAGGGCTTGGGCAAGACCCAGGGTTGTGCTGATACTCCAtatctgacccagtgcagtcccaATGGTGGTGGTCATAGGGGTGTTTGTGTTACTCTACCCCTGGCTCCAGACAGCtcaacacagagagagagactccatttgctTGGGAGAAggtaagggaagaaaaaggagtcTCTgcttggtaatccagagaattcgtTTGGACCTTATCAAAGACCACCAACgtggaacctctgcagatgtgcaagaaccacagtgttactgggctaGGGATGCCcactaaagcagatacagcttagatcataGCACCCAAGTCCTTTTGAATACTTGGAAAGTGTTTCCAAGGAGGACAGGCACAAACAAACACAGACTGCAaacactacaataaatacctaacttttTAATGCTCGAACACTGACTAACATCCACCAGCATCaaaaccatccaggaaaacaagacctcaccaaatgaactaaataaggcaccaagctggagaaacagagatatgtgacctttcagacagagaattcaaaagagCTGTTTTGAAGatactcaaagaaattcaagataacaccgagaaggaattcagaatcctgtCATATAAATTTAGcacagattgaaataatttaaaagaatcaaacagaaattctggagttgaaaatttcaactgacatactgaagaatgcatcagagtctcttaatagcagaactgctcaagcagaaaaaagaattagtgagaaaagacaggctatttgaaattatatcgccagaagagacaaaaacattttttaaatgacgcacacctacaggatctagaaaatagccccaAAAGGGCAGATCTAAGAGTTATTGACCTTAAAGAGGAGGTTGAAAAAGAGATGGGGTAGACAGTTTATTTAAAGGGGtagtaacagagaacttcccaaaactagagaaaaatatcaagatctgagtacaagaaggttatagaacaccaagcagattgaATCCAAAGACGACTGCCTCAGGGCATTTAATAATCacactcccaaaggtcaaggatttaaaaaaaaaaaaaaaaaagcagcaagagaaaaaaagaaaaacaagtaacaTACAATGGAGCGCCAATACATTTGGCAGCAGACTTTTTagtggaaatcttacaggccaggagataGTGGCATGACACATTTAAGGTGCTGAAGGAAAAACTTTTACTCTAGAATCCTATATCTGGTGAAAagatccttcaaacatgaaggagaaatactttcccagacaaacaaaagccgaggaatttcatcaacaccagacctgccctacaaaaaaaatgctaaagggagtacttcaatcagaaagaaaaggatgttaatgagcaataagaaattatctaaagatacaaaactcactggtattagtaagtacacagaaaaacacagaatatacactgtaactgtggtgtgtaaactactcttagaTAGAAAGACCAAAAGATGAACCAGTCAAAAATAACAACTTTTCAAaacatagacagtacaataagatataaatggaaacatcAAGAGTTAAAAAGTGGGGGAAGGCCTcacatggtagctcatgcttgtaatcccagagggcacccctgtaatccaagcactttgggaggccagaggtgggcagattgcttgagctcaggaattcaagaccagcctggacgacatggcgaaaccccatctctacaaaatatacaattagctggcatggtgacacacacctgtggtcccagctactttgggggctgaagtgggacaattgcttgagcccccaaggcagaggtggcagtgagccgagatcacgccatgcacctcacttcagcctggatacagagtgagatgctgtctcaaaaaaaaaaaaaaagtaggggaaCAAAGATAAAGAGTAagtctttattagttttctttttgctttttagtttgtttgtttatgcaagtagtgttaagttgttatcaactcaaaataatagataaaagagtATTTGCAAGCCCTGTGGtaatctcaaatcaaaaaacatacaacagatacacaaaaattaaaaagcaagaaatcaaaTCATaacaccagagaaaatcaccttctctAAAAGGAAAAGTTCACTGCTTTTCCCACATAACATCCAACTAAAAGAAGTAGaacctggattcaaacccaggtcttctgGCTCTGTATCCCATGCCATGAGCATGCTGCTGTATTTCCTTCCAAAATTGTGCTCAGCAAAGGGCTGCACAGAGGCTATGACTGTTCTGGGGACTTCTGAAATCCTATGTGCTACGTCCAGTATGCACCTGGAATGTCATAGTCACCAAAATGGTTTAACACAAACACATCCCTGCACCACACAAGGTCACATGTCTACCAACACAAATTCTTTATTTCAAAGATCAGCAACAGATTTTAACTTCTGCTTCCTAATTTTCTGGCCtcttgattattttcttctttaagaacGTGAGGTAGCTACTAAAGAGAGCCATGGGGAAGGAAGAATTCTGCTGTGTCTACTGCCCCACTCCAGCTGCCAGACACAGCTGCAGGGAGGGAGTAATGTAGGATTTGACGGGGAAGCTGTCAGCTGGCCAGCACTGCCAGGCGTGGTCAGCGAAAACACAAAGAGCGCCTGGAAGACCCAGCCCTGGTCTCTGACTCCTCAGAAAGGTCTCCTTGGGGCTGCCTCCACCCTTGCCCCTCATGTGCCTTGGGATCCAGCATCAAAGTCCAGAATTGGGCTCAGCCAGCAGCCGGCCATGCTCACACACTGAAGCATCCTGACTCAGCTCCTGTCTGCCCCAGCAGAGCAGAACCTCTGCCCGAACTTGGGGACACCCGACTTCTCTCCCTCGAGTCTCATGTCCCAGCCCTCAGCAAATCCCCGCCCAGCTTCCCTTCCAGCTATATCCAGAATCTGGCCACTTCTCATCACTTCCACCCCTGCAACCCTGACCCGGCAACCAGCCTCGCCCACCAAGACTGTTGTAACCACCTCCTGGCCTGCTCCCTGCTCCTGCCATCATTGCAGCCTTCACTCTTGCATTCTGTCTCCCCCAGCACCTCCAGATGGCACCTGCTAGAGGCAGGTCAGTTCTGGCCTCTGCACAAACCTGACAGAGGCTTCCCAAGTGGCTCAGAGTAAAATCCCAGTGACAGCCTCGGAGGCCCAGGTTGTTTGGTCACTCTCTGACCCCATCTCCCATCACTTGCCCCTGGCAACAGCAGTCCCCTCCCTCTGCATCAGGGACTTTGCACTCCTTGCTCCTTCAGCCTGAAATGCAACCCCCCAGGCATCCTTGTGGCTCACTCCTTCACCACATTGAGGAGGAGAGGAGTCCCCTTTCTGAAAGGTTAGGCCCTGCACCGCCCCCGGCCGCCCCGCCACATGTCTAACCCCGCCCCCGCTCTGTTTTCCCCTGAGCATGTGCCCCTCTGGAACACACTGTGTCACCACTTGCTGCCAACACCTGCAGGACACCTCTGTGAACACCCATGACGCCTCATGGCACCTCTGCTGTCAGAGCTTCACTAGGAGTCACCAGACTAAGCAGACAGTTATACCCACAGCCAAGACACAGCAAGGACACAGCAGGGTCTGGAGGGGTCGGGGCACAGACTCGCTGAGCTCTCCCTCCCATGAAGGCTGCACGGAGCATACTCTGCACCCTGCATCTCCCCAGGGAAGTAGAAGCTCAGAACTGGGGCAGAGGTTGGGGCTGGTCACGTAGGCACACCCTCTGCCTACCACAACTAACAAGATTCCAGACTCCCAATAGAAAAGCAGGTGTTCACAAATCACATTGTCTGTAAAAACAGTCAGCAGGCCGGCACAGCAGGGCAGGATCCCAAAAGTTAAGTTCTGAGATGCCAACCCAGGGCCAGCCCCTGTCATCGGCTGTCCCAGTGAGGAGGTCTGCTATGGCGGCTTACAAGCGTCACGGTTGGATACCCTCCTCACCGAAATGTGAGTTCCACAgagggtttggttttgtttgttcattgcTGTGTCTCCCTGGTGCAGAATGGTTGCtccataaacatttgttgaatgaattaatgactgTCAAGTATAAGACCACCAGCCAGTGGCAGAAGCAGGGCCAGCACTTGGAGATGAACGTTCTCCCCTATCTGGTTGGGGTTGCCCAAGCCATCAGGACCTCACCAGGGCCCCTTATGACCAATGGCCCTCTCTTGGAAAAtggtagaattttctttttttcaaacccACCTTCCCTAATCAGGGACAAAAGCTATGATGTTGGCTTCATTCACATGAAAATCTAATCGAATGAGCTTCCCTGGCACACCCCCAGCAGGTCCTGGTGCAGGCGCGGGTGGCTCTGTTTCTTCTCTGTGGTTTCATGGAAACAATCCCACTCTCTAGATCCTCTCAAATTAGCTTTGACGGGTTGTGACTTTCTGAAAGCAAAATATCAAGATTTAGCCACAGGACATCTGGGAGCTGTGACCTCTGGCCTCCTAGCTCCAACTTTGTGTATAGCGCTGCCCCTCTTCAGGCCTGGACCTCCTTAAGAAAGGCAAGCAGCCAACAACTGACAGGATACGGTCTTTGCCCTAGTGCTATCCCTAACTGTCAGCAATCATTAACCCCTGGCCAGCTTTCTCCCAGCCAAGTCCTTTCTCCTTTCCGAATCTGGTCAGGGTCCCAACGATGGTTAAAAAGCCACCAAGGTTTGCAACTGGTCTTGAGTGGCTGCTCCTCCCAAACGGTTCTGCCTCTGGTGTCTTGTTCTAGGTGTGATTGAATTCTCTGTTTTGCTGTAGGTGCCAGCCTCTATCAGCCCCTGCCCTGGTCCATCTGTCAGCTTCAGGTAAGACTAGCAGCTAGGAAATATCCCCTTGTCCTTATCTTTGCCTCTAAAACATGCCACCTAAATCAACAGATTGTGGCATTGCATGGCTCGTCACAGAGAAGCCAAAGCAAATTATTGCGGAAGGCGGCACTTGTCCAGAAACGGACTCAGGACATGTGTGCCGCACAGTCAGCTTCCTCACACCCCCTCACGCCACTGTAGCTGCCCACAGAGGCACCTCCCAAGCCATAGGCCCCTCCTAGGCCAGCCCAGGCCTCACCTTGTCCCTCCCTGCAGGGCGGGGTCTGATGGATTTCAAGAAGGAGTCAGAGATCAGCTTAAGGGCAAAGGCTGGAAGCAGAGCGAACTGGGAGCAGAACACACAGGTGCGTTCTGATGGGTATTCGGGAGCGTCAAGAAGGGGCTGACCTGGTGGGAAGAAAAGCAGTGGAAGGAGGGCACGGAGTGAGGGGCAGAAGAATGGGACACAGAGGGAGGAGGGCCAGGAAGTGAGGGCAGGAGCCCAGCACATCACAGAAGGTGCCCGGGTgcttggtggcaggcaagagCTGGCCAGGGTGGAGCAAGGAAAGCTCAGAGAGGAGGGTAAGCGGGGAGAGGGCTTGCTTCCTGTTCTTGCCTGGAGGTCTCACCAGCCACCACCCCCACTGCCACCGCCAGCCACCACCCCCACTGCCACCGCCAGCAACCACCCCCACTGCCATGGCACATGGGGACAGAGGTTTGTCCTGGGGAAAGCAAAGGTCTCTTCTACATCTTTCTCCTTCctggaaaagcaaaaagaaacatgGGGATAAGAGGTTGTAAAAAAGGagacccaggccgggcgcggtggctcacgcctgtaatcccagcactttgggaggccgaggcgggcggatcacaaggtcaggagatcgagaccatggtgaaaccccgtctctactaaaaatacaaaaaactagccaggcgaggtggcgggcgcctgtagtcccagctactcaggaggctgaggcaggagaatggcgtgaacctgggaggcggagcttgcagtgagccgagatcgcgccactgcactccagcctgggcgacagagcgagactccgtctcaaaaaaaaaaaaaggagacccAGCCATGAAAGGACATGGAGGTACCCTAAATGACATACTGCTAAGCAAAAGAAGTCAACTTGAAAAGGCTGCAGACTGTAAGATTCCAAATACAGGacgttctggaaaaggcaaaactatggagacaatacATAGAGCAGTGAATGCCAGGGTTCAGGAGAAagaggtggagcacagaggaggtGGAACTACTCTGTGTGCTACTCTAATGCTGGATCCATGTCATTGTCCATTTGTCCAGCCCACGGAATACGCAGCAGCAGGAGTGAGCCCTGATGTCAAGTGTGGGCTCCAGGTGAGAGTGATGTGCAGGTCCCTCAGCTGTAATAAATGCACGGCTCTGGTGTGGATATTGACAGTGGGGAGGCTGAGTGTATAGGGGCTGTGAGTATACAGAAACTCAGTACCTTTCACTCAGTTTTGCCATGAACCTAAAACTCCTGTTTAAAAAGTCTATTAAAAGACTTTACTAGACTTTATAAAATTTGTTAAAAGACTTTTAATAgactttttaaagacttttaacAGACTTTATAAAGTCTATTaagaaatctattatttttttaattttattctattaattttttaaaagtctattaaaaaaaaaagtctactgtaatcctagcactttgggaggccaaggagggaggatcgcttgagcccaggagttcgagaccagcctgaccaacatggtgaaaccccatctctactaaaaacaaaaaattagccaggcatggtggtgcacacctataatcccaactactcaggaggctgaggcaggagaattgcttgaacccgggaggcagaggttgcagtgtgccaagatcacatcactgcactccagcctgggctacagagcaagactctgtctcagggaaaaaaaaaaatagtctattgaaagaaaaaaaaagaggcctggCCAATATTTAATAGGAGAACACAAGAACTCACCTCATATCCTTCCTGCTGGCTCTGAGTTCcacctgcagcccctgcctcacCTGCTCCATCCAGGTGAGCAGGGCCTCTGAGAGCCCAAGATCATGTGGGTTCCAGGGTCTTCTGCCAGCACCAGAGGGCAAGACAAGGCAACCAGAGGGACGTCCCCATGAGAGGCCATGAACATGGAGCAAAATGAGGGCAAGTTGCGAGCCCTTGGGGGGGGGGGCATGGGAAAGGGGAAGAAGGACATCTCAGATCACCCTTGACCGTGGCCTCCAGGGCTAGAGAGCCATCGGGTGATAAAACAGGCCCAGCCAACACCTTTCATTTATCTATGAATCAAGAACTGCCCATCATGTACAAATTAAATACAAAGTGCTAAGGGGACTAGTGGAGAAATGAGTATGTTAGTTGGGGCCAAAGCTCCTCAGCAATGCAGGGTTTCAGCTGACCTCAAAAGGTGGCGACGGATGTGACACTGGCCCAGAGTCGGGTGGGGAGGGACGATGTGCAGCTGAGCTTCTCTGGAGGAAAAAACCCACGAGGAAAACAGGGCATCTAGTTAACACATGGGTTGTGTTCCCAACATTTGTGCTTCGGAAATGTGATGTGTAAACgcattttccaaaaacaaaagcaagaaatgaaaaGCGCTCATGATGGTCAGGTTTCCTCAGTGGGACACTCCACGATACCCCCAAAGTGGAGCTGCTGCACCTGTTCCACCTCATACCCTGTGCCGCCGACTTTCCAGGTGAAATCCTCGGGGCCTGCCTTGCAGATAGCCTGGACCCCCTGGGAGGAGGCTGGGCCAGGCAGAGGTCTGAGCCAGGAGTGGATTAACACTCCCTGCTACCTGTCTGTCTGCACAGGAGAACGCGTTTTCTCCAGGTTTATCCCCAGGGCTTCTGATTTAGGGAGCAAAAGGCCACTACCTGTGAAAACAAGGATCTCTCAGAGCCCAACCCACCGTGCATCCACCTTGTAAGTCAAGTGCCTGTGCCTCGGGCACTGCTTGCAGGAAGTGAAAAGCACAGCTGAGACAGGGAGGAATCCCGAAGTGGGGCTCCCAGGTCAACCCAGAGCCTAGAGGAAGGGGGTGCAAGGCCGCGAGGGCAGTGCTTCTGTAGGGAAATTTCACGGTGATGGCAGCCTTCCAGGAAGAGCCCACAGTACCCAGGAGGACAAGTTAGGGTCTGGAGAAACTGAGACTGGGAGCTAGTTCCAGCCAGCCTCTGCGGCAGCAGCGCAACAGGTGAGAGCTACGGTCTCCCAGAGACTTCGCACACGGCACACGGGAAGACAGAGTTGTGGCCACCATGTCTCCCAGCCCTGCAGGAGGCTCGCAGCTACAAGCCCAGGATTTCACAGCTGCTTAGGGAATGGGGTTATGAGGTGAAGACCCTGACTCACCCTCCCTGAGAAAGGAAAAGGCATCTCCCTAAGATGAACCCCTCCCTGAGGTCCCCTCCTAGTAGCCTTGGGTGAACAAGAGAGCTGAATGGGGCACAAAGAAGGCCGGGCAGGACTGGGTACCTCTACCTCACCCCCAAAGCCATCAGTCTGCAGCCTAGTCACACCTGAATCACTCTACATTGCATAAAACTTTAAATGTGCTGGTGTCAATAACCTGTCTTTCGTTTAACAAGAAGAACAGCTAACATTTCTCATGCGTTTCCTATATGGCAGACATTGTTGCAAACACTTTATATATACTGTTTAATTGATTTATCTCCACAACCCTAGGAGCTAAGcactgttgttgttattttcattttgtaactAAGAACATGAAGGCCCAGAGAGTTTAAGCAgcatgcccaaggccacacagcaagtcCTAGTGGCATGGGTTACTGGGACTTGACTcaggcagcctgactccagagcctaCCTTTGAATTTCTACACTAAATTTCAAAATCTATCTACCTAAAAGGAATTTGTTGTGTCAGAAATGTAGTTCTGCTGTTAATACAGGCATCTGCTTCTCCAGGACACAAGAAGCACCTGGGGGCATGGCAGGGGCCCAGCCTGCCCTCTGTGACTCACGGCGCCCCTGGCTGAGATAATGCACAAAAACAAGAGCATTCCCCTGAGTAAGGAAGGCCGCAGGACTGGAGGACGTTTACAGAGGAGTGAGGAGAGGGTAGAAATAAAATGGATGAGTGCAGACAGATGCCCGACAGCACTGGGGACTCTGCATGGGACCCCAGCTGCCCCAGGACAGCCTCCAGCTTGGGGCAGGACAGCCTCCAGCTTGGGGCAGGGCAAGGGAAGGAAGCTCAGTCCATAGGAAAATTCCATGGCCCTAACCTGAGGGAAGCCCATTTCTGCCCATAAGACAACTAAGTTCATCTCCTCTACTGCATTCCAGAGCGATGGAGCGAGAGATCCCCGCCCTGGGCTGGGCCGTGGCTGCCATCCTGATGCTGCAGATGGCCATGGCGGAGCCCTCCCTGGGAACTCTGCACAGGAACGCAGGGGTGTTTTCAGACCTAAGCAACCAAGAGCTGAAAGCAGTGCACAGCTTCCTCTGGTCCAAGAAGGAGCTGAGGCTGCAGCCCTCTAGGGCCCCCACCGTGACCAAGAACACTGTGTTCCTCATTGAGATGCTGCTGCCCAAGAAGCACCATGTGGTGAGGTTTCTGGATAAAGGTGAAAGGCATCCTGTGCGGGAAGCCCGTGCTGTCATCTTCTTTGGTGACCAGGAGCACCCGAATATCACTGAGTTTGCTGTGGGACCCCTGCCAGGGCCCCGCTACATGCGAGCACTGTCCCCCAGGCCTGGGCACCAGTCCTCCTGGGCATCGAGGCCCGTGTCCACAGCAGAGTATGCCCTCCTCTACCACACCGTGCAGGAAGCCACCAAGCCCCTGCACCAGTTCTTCCTCAATACCACAGGCTTCTCATTCCAAGATTGCCATGACAGATGCCTGGCCTTCACCGACGTGGGCCCCCGGGGCTTGGCTTCTGGCCAGCGCCGCAGTTGGCTTCTCATACAGCGCTACGTAGAAGGCTACTTTCTGCACCCCACTGGGCTGGAGCTCCTCGTGGATCACGGGAGCACAGATGCCCGGCACTGGGCCGTGGAGCAGGTGTGGTACAACGGGAAGTACTATGGGAGCCCAGAGGAACTGGCTCGGAAGTATGCAGATGGAGAGGTGGACGTGGTGGTCCTGGAGGACCCACTGCCTGGGGGCAAGGGGCATGAGAGCACAGAGGAGCCGCCCCTCTTCTCCTCCTACAAGCCCCGCGGGGACTTCCCCAGCCCCATCCATGTGAGCGGCCCCCGCTTTGTCCAACCCCACGGCCCTCGcttcaggctggagggcaatgctGTGCTCTATGGGGGTTGGAGCTTTGCCTTCCGGCTGCGCTCCTCCTCCGGGCTGCAGGTCCTGAACGTGCAGTTTGGTGGAGAGCGCATTGCCTATGAGGTCAGCGTGCAAGAGGCAGTGGCCCTGTATGGAGGACACACACCTGTAGGCATGCAGACCAAGTACCTCGATGTGAGCTGGGGCCTGGGCAGCGTCACTCATGAGTTAGCCCCCGGCATCGACTGCCCGGAGACCGCCACCTACCTGGACACCTTCCACTACTATGACACCGATGACCCGGTCCATTATCCCCGAGCCCTCTGCCTCTTTGAAATGCCCACAGGGGTGCCCCTTCGGCGGCACTTTAATTCCAACTTTAAAGGTGGCTTCAACTTCTATGCAGGGCTGAAGGGCCAGGTGCTGGTGCTGCGGACAACTTCCACCGTCTACAATTATGATTACATTTGGGACTTCATCTTCTACCCCAACGGGGTGATGGAGGCCAAGATGCATGCCACTGGCTTCGTCTTCGCCACCTTCTACACTCCTGAGGGGCTGCGCCACGGCACTCGCCTGCACACCCACCTGATTGGAAACGTACACACTCACTTGGTGCACTACCGTGTCGACCTGGATGTAGCAGGTAGGACTCAAAGCAAGACTCTCCCGGTCAAGCGTCTGCATCCAACCAACAACTTAAACTCCCAGGAGACGACACCATAACTCCCTGGTGGTGGAAAGTTAGGAGCATTTGCCAAGCCTGCTTCTGTAAAACCTAAAGCTAGAAATTTGTGTGTCCCTGAAAAATGGTGAAAGCAAACACTGCCGAGGGTTGCCCTGGATGCAACAGTGTGGACCCTGTTCTGACCCTGGGGACTGTGAGTGGGGCAAGGGAGGGGACAGTGCCTAGGAGGGTAAGAAATGTCACTGTCTAGTGCTCTGAGATGGAACGTAGTGTCGTCTGGGAATACTCAGGGTGTCTCCCGGATGATGTCACCATAAAAGAATGGCATGGATAGAATGACTGATGCCACCAGACCCAACAAGGCCACCAGGACCAGACAGGCGGCTCCTACCCCtcagccccagccacctctctGGACAGAGCCTCACATGCCTGGAGAAAAATGGGTGCCCCTTCTCTGGGATTGCAGCCACAGCAGATGGGCATGAGCACAGCTCTTGAGAGGAACTTCCCAGAGTGGTAATGGAATCACCACAGCTGCCCAGGGCATCCCCCAACATCCGGGTTATTCTAGACATTTGGCTGTTGGATGTGGTGAAGGATGGAGATCCTGGGGCAGAATGAGGAGGTTTCAGTTCTGGCAGCTTGATTCTCATTCTCCTTCTCCCTGCATACCTCCAGGCACCAAGAACAGCTTCCAGACACTGCAGATGAAGCTAGAAAATATCACCAACCCCTGGAGCCCGAGACACCGCATCGTCCAGCCGACCGTGGAGCAGACACGGTACTCCCGGGAGCGCCAGGCAGCCTTCCGCTTCAAAAGGAAGCTGCCCAGGTACCTGCTCTTTACCAGCCCCCAGGAGAACCCCTGGGGCCACAAGCGCAGCTACCGCCTGCAGATCCACTCCATGGCTGACCAGGTGCTGCCCCCAGGCTGGCAGGAGGAACAGGCCATCACCTGGGCAAGGTGA from Rhinopithecus roxellana isolate Shanxi Qingling chromosome 6, ASM756505v1, whole genome shotgun sequence carries:
- the AOC1 gene encoding amiloride-sensitive amine oxidase [copper-containing], producing MEREIPALGWAVAAILMLQMAMAEPSLGTLHRNAGVFSDLSNQELKAVHSFLWSKKELRLQPSRAPTVTKNTVFLIEMLLPKKHHVVRFLDKGERHPVREARAVIFFGDQEHPNITEFAVGPLPGPRYMRALSPRPGHQSSWASRPVSTAEYALLYHTVQEATKPLHQFFLNTTGFSFQDCHDRCLAFTDVGPRGLASGQRRSWLLIQRYVEGYFLHPTGLELLVDHGSTDARHWAVEQVWYNGKYYGSPEELARKYADGEVDVVVLEDPLPGGKGHESTEEPPLFSSYKPRGDFPSPIHVSGPRFVQPHGPRFRLEGNAVLYGGWSFAFRLRSSSGLQVLNVQFGGERIAYEVSVQEAVALYGGHTPVGMQTKYLDVSWGLGSVTHELAPGIDCPETATYLDTFHYYDTDDPVHYPRALCLFEMPTGVPLRRHFNSNFKGGFNFYAGLKGQVLVLRTTSTVYNYDYIWDFIFYPNGVMEAKMHATGFVFATFYTPEGLRHGTRLHTHLIGNVHTHLVHYRVDLDVAGTKNSFQTLQMKLENITNPWSPRHRIVQPTVEQTRYSRERQAAFRFKRKLPRYLLFTSPQENPWGHKRSYRLQIHSMADQVLPPGWQEEQAITWARYPLAVTKYRESELRSSSIYHQNDPWDPPVVFEKFLHNNENIENEDLVAWVTVGFLHIPHSEDIPNTATPGNSVGFLLRPFNFFPEDPSLASRDTVIVWPRDNGPNYVQRWIPEDRDCLMPPPFSYNGTYRPV